A stretch of the Orcinus orca chromosome 1, mOrcOrc1.1, whole genome shotgun sequence genome encodes the following:
- the WNT2B gene encoding protein Wnt-2b isoform X1: MRSVGEGAREWIRECQHQFRHHRWNCTTLDRDHTVFGRVMLRSSREAAFVYAISSAGVVHAITRACSQGELSVCSCDPYTRGRHHDQRGDFDWGGCSDNIHYGVRFAKAFVDAKEKRLKDARALMNLHNNRCGRTAVRRFLKLECKCHGVSGSCTLRTCWRALSDFRRTGDYLRRRYDGAVQVTATQDGANFTAARQGYRRATRTDLVYFDNSPDYCVLDKAAGSLGTAGRVCSKTSKGTDGCEIMCCGRGYDTTRVTRVTQCECKFHWCCAVRCKECRNTVDVHTCKAPKKAEWLDQT; encoded by the exons ATGCGCTCGGTGGGCGAGGGTGCCCGAGAATGGATCCGAGAGTGTCAGCACCAGTTCCGCCACCACCGCTGGAACTGCACCACCCTGGACCGGGACCACACTGTCTTTGGCCGTGTCATGCTCAGAA GTAGCCGGGAGGCAGCATTTGTATATGCCATCTCATCAGCAGGGGTGGTCCATGCTATCACTCGTGCCTGTAGCCAGGGTGAACTGAGTGTGTGCAGCTGTGACCCCTACACCCGTGGCCGACATCATGACCAACGTGGGGACTTTGActggggtggctgcagtgacaACATCCACTATGGTGTTCGTTTTGCCAAAGCCTTCGTGGATGCCAAGGAGAAGAGGCTTAAGGATGCACGGGCTCTCATGAACTTACATAACAATCGCTGTGGTCGCACG gctgTGCGGCGGTTTCTGAAGCTGGAGTGTAAGTGCCATGGCGTGAGTGGCTCCTGTACCCTGCGCACCTGCTGGCGTGCACTCTCAGACTTCCGCCGCACAGGTGATTACCTGCGGCGGCGCTATGATGGGGCTGTGCAGGTAACGGCCACCCAGGATGGCGCAAACTTCACAGCAGCCCGCCAAGGCTATCGCCGTGCTACCCGGACTGACCTTGTCTACTTTGACAACTCTCCAGACTACTGCGTCTTGGACAAGGCTGCAG GTTCCCTAGGCACCGCAGGCCGAGTCTGTAGCAAGACATCTAAAGGGACAGACGGTTGTGAAATCATGTGCTGCGGTCGAGGGTATGACACAACTCGAGTTACCCGTGTCACCCAGTGTGAGTGCAAATTCCACTGGTGCTGTGCTGTGCGGTGCAAGGAGTGCAGAAACACTGTGGATGTCCATACTTGCAAGGCCCCCAAGAAGGCAGAGTGGCTGGATCAGACCTGA